Proteins co-encoded in one Mycobacterium mantenii genomic window:
- a CDS encoding alpha/beta hydrolase gives MSAAPRPRLVIVDGVPMSALIAEADEPKAVIVAIHGGGTTAMYFDCPGHPSYSLLRTGAAAGFTVVAIDRPGYGSSAPYPEAMAEGEQRVNLAFGAVERIIGERPSGAGVFVMGHSGGCELTLRMAADERGAELLGIELAGTGRHYHPAAKEILKTATRERRPSGMRDLLWSPEHVYPPEVLDGATVSPSAPAYEDQMVSDWARQTFPSLAPAVRVPVHFSVAEHEKVWQTDDSAVQEIAAMFSGVPRFALHRQPDAGHNMSLGHTAPDYHAEVLAFADECVAAAPPSSVKLTSRSSPGVKLTSRSAQKAEGEAAG, from the coding sequence ATGAGCGCCGCTCCCCGTCCCCGGCTCGTCATCGTGGACGGGGTACCGATGTCGGCGTTGATTGCCGAAGCCGACGAACCCAAAGCCGTGATCGTGGCAATCCACGGCGGCGGCACCACTGCGATGTATTTCGACTGCCCGGGCCACCCGTCGTATTCGCTGCTGCGGACCGGTGCGGCAGCGGGATTCACCGTGGTGGCGATCGACCGACCGGGTTACGGCAGTTCGGCGCCCTATCCGGAGGCGATGGCCGAAGGCGAGCAGCGGGTCAACCTCGCTTTCGGCGCGGTCGAGCGCATCATCGGCGAACGACCAAGTGGCGCAGGCGTGTTCGTGATGGGTCATTCGGGCGGCTGTGAACTGACCTTGCGGATGGCCGCCGACGAGCGGGGCGCCGAGCTGCTCGGCATCGAACTGGCCGGCACCGGCCGGCACTACCACCCCGCGGCCAAGGAAATACTCAAGACGGCGACCCGCGAGCGCCGCCCGTCGGGCATGCGCGACCTGCTGTGGAGCCCGGAGCACGTGTATCCGCCCGAGGTCCTCGACGGCGCGACGGTATCACCGTCGGCACCGGCGTATGAGGACCAGATGGTGTCGGACTGGGCCCGTCAAACCTTCCCGTCGCTGGCTCCCGCCGTGCGGGTGCCGGTGCACTTCAGCGTCGCCGAGCACGAAAAGGTCTGGCAGACCGATGATTCGGCGGTGCAGGAGATCGCAGCGATGTTCTCCGGCGTCCCGCGCTTCGCCCTGCATCGGCAACCCGACGCGGGCCACAACATGAGCCTCGGCCATACCGCCCCGGACTACCACGCGGAGGTTCTTGCGTTCGCCGACGAGTGTGTCGCCGCGGCACCCCCCTCGAGCGTGAAACTAACTTCACGCTCGAGCCCCGGCGTGAAACTAACTTCACGCTCGGCGCAGAAAGCAGAGGGAGAAGCTGCCGGATGA
- a CDS encoding NAD-dependent epimerase/dehydratase family protein, giving the protein MLDAEKILITGATGKIAFPIARALAAAGNEVWGAARLKDPAARQKLVDAGIKPIALDVSAGDFSSLPEDFTYVFHAAVDTGIEDWNRCVETNAQNSGELLYHCRGAKGFVFCSTGSIYAYQGRQPLTEADPPGVPLRANYSISKVAAEAVCTWIARHFRVPLTIIRICSTYGPEGGAPADRLDAMLAGKPIRLHPDKPNNYNPIYEDDYVELGIRAMEVAAVPPVVVNWAGSETVSVEEYCAYMGELVGVEPIFEYTPQAHTPLWPDVTHMHDVLGRTRVPWRDGFRRMVAARHPEIPLSEHDSPRD; this is encoded by the coding sequence TTGCTCGACGCGGAGAAGATCCTGATCACCGGGGCAACGGGCAAGATCGCGTTTCCCATCGCACGCGCCCTGGCGGCGGCAGGAAACGAGGTCTGGGGCGCCGCGCGCCTGAAAGATCCCGCAGCCCGGCAGAAACTCGTCGATGCCGGCATCAAACCGATCGCGCTGGACGTCAGCGCCGGTGACTTCTCCAGTCTCCCTGAGGATTTCACCTACGTATTTCACGCCGCGGTGGATACCGGCATTGAGGACTGGAACCGCTGCGTGGAAACCAACGCGCAGAACTCGGGCGAATTGCTGTACCATTGTCGCGGCGCCAAGGGTTTCGTCTTCTGTTCGACCGGCTCGATCTACGCCTACCAAGGCCGGCAACCGCTGACCGAAGCCGACCCACCCGGGGTGCCGCTGCGCGCGAACTACAGCATCTCCAAGGTTGCGGCGGAAGCGGTGTGCACCTGGATCGCCAGGCATTTCCGCGTTCCGTTGACCATCATCCGGATCTGTTCAACGTACGGGCCGGAAGGTGGTGCGCCCGCTGATCGTCTCGATGCGATGTTGGCGGGCAAGCCCATTCGGCTGCACCCCGACAAGCCGAACAACTACAACCCGATCTACGAAGACGACTACGTAGAACTCGGCATCCGCGCCATGGAAGTCGCCGCGGTGCCGCCCGTCGTGGTGAATTGGGCCGGCAGCGAAACCGTAAGCGTCGAGGAGTATTGCGCGTACATGGGTGAGCTGGTCGGCGTCGAGCCGATCTTCGAATACACACCCCAGGCGCACACCCCGCTGTGGCCGGATGTCACCCACATGCACGACGTCCTGGGCAGGACGAGGGTGCCGTGGCGTGACGGGTTCCGGCGCATGGTCGCGGCGCGCCATCCCGAAATCCCGCTGTCTGAACACGATTCGCCGAGAGACTGA
- a CDS encoding thiolase C-terminal domain-containing protein produces the protein MSAAPGRPLPLITQENEFFWTSGADGKLRLQACKACEALIHPPAPVCRYCRSRDVGVREVSGRATLAGFTVNERFSLPGLAAPYVIAQVAIAEDPRVRLTTNIVECDFDDLELGQQVEVVFEQVEDVWFPLFRPVPNAQPGELPVDDIAPERFGEHVRPMLTTEKFEDKVALTGIGMSPIGRRLMQLPLALTVQACEAAIADAGLTYADIDGLSTYPGAINVGGFGEGGVTALEAALGIRPTWHNGAMETFGPGGSVIAAMLAVACGLARHVLCFRTLWEATNGELMKQGKIAPSMGRMSGWQMPFGATSAAHTLAMNAQRHFHRYGTTKETLGWIALNQRANAELNPTAIYRSPMTMDDYLNARPITTPFGLYDCDVPCDGAIAVIVSAVDAARDLAKPPVLVEAVGTQIVERLDWDQSTLTHEPQVLGQAAHVWTRTSLRPADVDVAELYDGFSFNCLSWIEALGFCGIGEAKEFLHGGKNIARDGQLPLNTHGGQLSHGRTHGMGLLHEAVTQLRGEAGDRQVADARVGVVSSGGLTPSGVILLRADA, from the coding sequence GTGTCAGCAGCACCGGGACGCCCGCTGCCCCTGATCACGCAGGAAAACGAATTCTTCTGGACGTCGGGCGCCGACGGTAAGCTGCGCCTGCAGGCATGCAAGGCCTGCGAAGCCCTCATCCATCCGCCCGCTCCCGTGTGCCGGTACTGCCGCTCGCGTGATGTGGGCGTGCGGGAGGTCTCCGGCAGAGCGACGCTCGCCGGATTCACCGTCAACGAGCGGTTCAGCCTGCCCGGGCTGGCAGCGCCCTACGTGATCGCGCAGGTGGCGATCGCCGAGGACCCCCGCGTGCGATTGACCACCAACATCGTGGAGTGCGACTTCGATGACCTGGAACTCGGCCAACAGGTCGAGGTCGTGTTCGAGCAGGTCGAGGACGTCTGGTTTCCGCTGTTTCGGCCGGTGCCGAACGCCCAGCCCGGTGAGTTGCCTGTCGACGACATCGCGCCGGAGCGGTTCGGCGAACACGTCCGGCCGATGCTCACCACGGAGAAGTTCGAAGACAAGGTCGCGCTGACCGGGATCGGCATGTCGCCGATCGGACGCCGGCTGATGCAGCTGCCCCTGGCGCTGACGGTGCAGGCCTGCGAAGCGGCCATCGCCGACGCCGGCCTGACGTACGCCGACATCGACGGCCTGTCCACCTACCCCGGCGCGATCAACGTCGGCGGATTCGGCGAGGGCGGCGTCACCGCGCTCGAGGCCGCGCTGGGCATTCGGCCGACGTGGCATAACGGCGCCATGGAGACGTTCGGCCCGGGCGGCTCGGTGATCGCCGCGATGCTTGCGGTCGCCTGCGGGCTGGCGCGTCACGTGCTGTGCTTCCGGACGCTGTGGGAAGCCACCAACGGCGAGCTGATGAAGCAGGGCAAGATCGCCCCTTCGATGGGCCGAATGTCGGGCTGGCAGATGCCATTCGGCGCCACGTCTGCGGCGCACACCTTGGCGATGAACGCGCAGCGGCACTTTCACCGCTACGGCACGACCAAAGAGACGCTGGGCTGGATCGCGTTGAATCAGCGCGCCAACGCCGAGCTCAACCCGACCGCCATCTACCGGTCGCCGATGACAATGGACGACTACCTCAACGCGCGCCCCATCACCACGCCGTTCGGGCTGTACGACTGCGACGTGCCGTGCGACGGCGCCATCGCCGTCATCGTCTCGGCCGTCGACGCCGCCCGCGACCTGGCCAAGCCGCCGGTGCTGGTGGAAGCGGTGGGGACGCAGATCGTCGAGCGACTCGACTGGGACCAAAGCACTCTCACCCACGAACCGCAGGTCCTGGGGCAGGCGGCGCACGTGTGGACGCGTACCTCGCTGCGGCCCGCCGACGTCGACGTCGCCGAGCTCTACGACGGCTTTTCCTTCAACTGCCTGTCCTGGATCGAGGCGCTGGGATTCTGCGGGATCGGCGAGGCCAAGGAATTTTTGCACGGCGGCAAGAACATTGCGCGCGATGGCCAACTGCCGCTCAACACGCACGGAGGTCAGCTGTCGCACGGCCGCACCCATGGCATGGGTCTGCTGCATGAGGCCGTCACTCAGTTGCGCGGCGAGGCCGGTGACCGCCAGGTCGCCGACGCCCGCGTTGGGGTCGTCAGCAGCGGCGGCCTCACCCCCAGCGGCGTGATCCTGCTGCGGGCCGACGCATGA
- a CDS encoding aromatic ring-hydroxylating oxygenase subunit alpha: MSTDFVETARPGEWVDTVGALPDDHDLYPMRIPTDRYTSAGFQQREREAIWMRVWQIVGRVDDLPKVGDWKVYQIFDQSFIIVRGKDNQLRGFVNACRHRGNVLCQGTGNAKRGFLCQYHLWSYDLEGKMRGALRERENVITPEEKGENGLLQVPVDTFGGFIFLNPDPDAVPLAEFLGPEVADLLAPYHLDQFTTVMDVREAIDCNWKVVMDAFNEGYHISGIHPQLLRVIEIDPSKSRYRFFETHSVAVAPFEVQGAGAQAQVDGIMDLPETFPSTAAVLPRFEELVKEYRAADGSVDFPEGVNPRKLLQQATRDTLTGMGLDVGGLTDAQMSDNQGWVLFPNFFMTVRAGECHVIMAMPHPGGDPNRCIWHVSSYMYLPEEHRNAFRANLIDVDEPGSHKYFEALQQDYEQMPRQQIGLRNSRLGHMSLVKEEVVIAYYHSVLDRYLADGVKRL, encoded by the coding sequence ATGTCAACGGATTTCGTCGAAACTGCGCGACCGGGCGAATGGGTGGACACCGTCGGTGCGCTGCCCGACGACCACGACCTTTATCCGATGCGCATCCCCACCGATCGCTACACCTCCGCCGGATTCCAGCAGCGCGAACGGGAAGCGATCTGGATGCGGGTCTGGCAGATCGTGGGCCGAGTCGACGACCTGCCCAAGGTTGGCGATTGGAAGGTGTATCAAATCTTCGACCAGTCCTTCATCATCGTGCGGGGCAAGGACAACCAGCTACGGGGCTTCGTCAATGCCTGTCGTCATCGCGGCAATGTGTTGTGCCAGGGCACCGGGAATGCCAAGCGGGGATTCCTGTGCCAATACCACCTGTGGTCTTACGACCTCGAGGGCAAAATGCGCGGCGCCCTGCGCGAGCGGGAGAACGTCATCACCCCCGAGGAGAAGGGCGAGAACGGGCTGCTGCAGGTGCCCGTCGACACCTTTGGCGGGTTTATCTTCTTGAACCCCGATCCCGACGCGGTGCCGCTCGCCGAGTTCCTGGGTCCCGAAGTGGCCGACCTGCTGGCGCCCTATCACCTTGACCAGTTCACCACGGTCATGGACGTCCGCGAAGCCATCGATTGCAACTGGAAGGTCGTCATGGACGCCTTCAACGAGGGCTACCACATCTCCGGGATTCACCCGCAGCTGCTTCGCGTCATCGAGATAGACCCGAGCAAGAGTCGATACCGCTTCTTCGAGACCCATAGTGTCGCCGTTGCGCCGTTCGAGGTCCAAGGTGCCGGCGCCCAAGCGCAGGTCGACGGCATCATGGATCTTCCCGAGACATTTCCGTCCACGGCCGCGGTGTTGCCCCGCTTCGAGGAACTCGTCAAGGAATATCGCGCCGCGGATGGCTCGGTGGACTTCCCCGAGGGTGTCAACCCCCGCAAGCTGCTGCAGCAGGCCACCCGGGACACCCTGACGGGGATGGGCCTGGACGTCGGCGGGTTGACCGACGCGCAGATGAGCGACAACCAGGGCTGGGTGCTGTTTCCCAACTTCTTCATGACGGTTCGTGCCGGTGAGTGCCACGTGATCATGGCCATGCCGCACCCGGGCGGCGATCCCAACCGGTGCATCTGGCACGTCAGCAGCTACATGTACCTTCCGGAGGAGCACCGGAATGCGTTCCGCGCCAATCTTATCGACGTGGACGAGCCGGGGAGCCACAAATATTTCGAGGCGCTGCAACAGGATTACGAGCAGATGCCGCGCCAGCAGATCGGCCTGCGCAACAGCAGGTTGGGACACATGTCCTTGGTGAAGGAGGAGGTCGTCATTGCCTACTACCACTCGGTCCTGGACCGCTACCTGGCCGACGGCGTGAAACGACTCTGA
- a CDS encoding NAD(P)-dependent oxidoreductase: MKVGFIGLGSQGGPMARRIVDGGYETTLWARRPATLEAFADTAAKIAESPAELAAASDLVCLCVVGDADIDELACGENGLLSAMKPGSVIAVHSTVHPKTCRDLANKAASQAVSVIDAPVSGGGGAAAERRLLVMVGGDTDVVERCRPVFETYADPVVHLGELGSGQTTKLLNNLLFTANLATAATALSLAEALGVEPDRLTEVISRSSGNSFALNALGGIGSLDLLAGVAGGLLQKDVRLVVDLADRAGANGGAVLDAADAALALMNHPR; this comes from the coding sequence ATGAAAGTCGGGTTCATCGGTCTGGGCAGCCAGGGTGGCCCGATGGCGCGGCGGATCGTCGACGGCGGCTACGAGACGACGCTGTGGGCGCGCAGACCCGCAACCCTCGAGGCGTTCGCCGACACGGCGGCCAAAATCGCCGAGTCGCCGGCCGAGCTGGCCGCGGCCAGCGATCTGGTCTGCCTCTGCGTGGTTGGCGACGCCGACATCGACGAACTCGCCTGCGGCGAAAACGGGTTGCTGTCGGCGATGAAACCGGGCAGCGTCATCGCCGTGCACAGCACGGTGCATCCGAAAACCTGCCGAGATCTTGCGAATAAGGCGGCTTCCCAGGCGGTTTCGGTCATCGACGCCCCGGTGAGCGGGGGCGGTGGCGCGGCGGCCGAGCGCCGCCTGTTGGTGATGGTCGGCGGCGACACCGACGTCGTCGAGCGCTGTCGTCCGGTGTTCGAAACTTACGCCGATCCCGTCGTTCACCTCGGCGAGCTGGGTTCCGGACAGACCACCAAGCTGCTCAACAACTTGTTGTTCACCGCCAACCTGGCCACCGCGGCAACCGCCCTGTCACTGGCCGAGGCGCTCGGTGTCGAGCCGGACCGTCTTACCGAGGTGATCTCCCGCAGCAGCGGAAACAGCTTCGCGCTCAACGCCCTTGGCGGTATTGGCAGCCTGGACCTGCTGGCCGGGGTCGCGGGAGGGCTGCTGCAGAAGGATGTCCGGCTGGTGGTCGACCTCGCCGACCGGGCCGGGGCCAACGGCGGCGCTGTGCTCGACGCGGCCGACGCGGCGCTCGCCCTGATGAACCACCCAAGGTGA